Proteins found in one Halobaculum sp. MBLA0147 genomic segment:
- a CDS encoding glycosyltransferase family 4 protein: MLYYVSSSEITGKMAHSIQQMRMCAAFARQGQQVCFVHPAHGRSVCWDDIADYYGLETRFEIEDVPTVEGFLNSVPYAELLSTSVSLAGTLFSKLLTGAMEPSDIVYCRDYYGAFVFNELLRLIPEHKRPILAFEHHDIISARMKRRFYPSIDAVIPITHALESYGIDTFGISPENTFVAPDGVDIDPYEGKPKRAAREELNLPIDRTIVMYTGHLYPGKGVNVLVRAASSVDGLVYVVGGHESDIERVQSSFDVPENVVFTGFVQPASIPSYQLAADVLVAPYTNESRDFISPLKLFEYMAAGRPIVATSRSVLKEVLTDGENALLAEPGDSHELAVRINDLVRSEELREEIASSARDTATEYTWDERAKSILEFLGVGSSQS, translated from the coding sequence GTGCTCTACTACGTCTCTAGTTCAGAGATTACTGGGAAAATGGCACACTCTATTCAACAGATGCGGATGTGTGCTGCGTTCGCCCGCCAGGGTCAACAGGTCTGCTTCGTTCATCCAGCCCACGGTCGAAGTGTCTGTTGGGACGACATCGCAGACTACTACGGACTCGAGACCAGGTTCGAGATCGAAGATGTTCCAACGGTCGAAGGATTCCTCAACTCGGTCCCTTATGCGGAGCTACTCTCGACATCAGTCTCACTGGCCGGTACACTCTTTTCGAAGTTGCTGACTGGCGCGATGGAACCATCGGACATCGTGTACTGTCGTGACTACTACGGAGCGTTTGTGTTCAACGAACTGCTCCGCCTGATCCCGGAACACAAGCGTCCAATCCTCGCCTTCGAACACCACGACATTATCTCTGCGAGAATGAAGCGTAGATTTTACCCGTCCATTGATGCCGTCATTCCGATCACACACGCTCTGGAGTCGTACGGGATCGACACCTTCGGTATTTCACCAGAGAACACGTTCGTCGCACCTGACGGCGTCGATATCGACCCGTACGAGGGGAAACCAAAGCGAGCGGCACGCGAAGAACTCAACCTGCCGATAGATCGAACAATCGTGATGTACACCGGTCACTTGTACCCTGGCAAGGGGGTCAATGTCCTCGTCCGAGCGGCATCAAGCGTCGACGGACTGGTCTATGTAGTCGGGGGGCACGAATCAGACATCGAACGCGTGCAATCGTCGTTCGACGTACCGGAGAACGTAGTATTCACGGGATTCGTTCAACCCGCTTCAATTCCCTCGTATCAACTTGCGGCAGATGTTCTGGTCGCCCCGTACACGAACGAGTCACGCGATTTCATATCGCCGTTGAAGCTGTTCGAGTACATGGCAGCCGGGCGCCCGATCGTCGCGACGAGCAGATCGGTACTTAAAGAAGTGTTGACCGACGGGGAGAATGCACTCCTCGCCGAACCCGGCGACTCACACGAGCTCGCCGTTCGAATCAACGATCTCGTCCGCTCCGAGGAGTTGCGCGAGGAAATCGCGTCGTCTGCACGTGACACGGCCACGGAGTACACCTGGGACGAACGTGCGAAGTCCATACTCGAGTTCCTCGGAGTAGGTTCATCACAGTCGTAG
- a CDS encoding sugar transferase: protein MSSQRWYRLVTLLGTLVVTAVIVVTARSTPVQQLATNIPVLSTLPVRPHSQSELFVETAIAVAVVGVVFTPLYKPQPRRILDTASLAAYRTVFAITILATVGYFDYTYRLPRLTLIVAALMLLVTLPTLLMLVRRRPRETTRAVVIGDDPNLIQTVIGVADFTVVGYVAPPTVRQKLSTRWDREQLDAITDGGTIGGKGCIGGIAQFPEVLTEYDIDTAVLAFKQSDRKEFFGTIEVCHQHGIDAMVHEAHADTLLTDEMERGPLVSVVVEPWDWQDRLVKRGFDIAFSTVALTVLSPLLVVIALAIKLEDGGTILYRQERTANFGDVFTIYKFRSMIENAEAETGAKLSEGDTGSCDPRVTRVGRVLRRTHLDEAPQLWSILIGNMSVVGPRPERPALDADIQDGVKDWHKRWFVKPGLTGLAQINDATGHEPADKLRYDVKYVKTQSFETDIKIVLRQVFQVLVDLWEILR, encoded by the coding sequence ATGAGTAGCCAGCGGTGGTACCGGCTCGTGACCCTGTTGGGAACGCTCGTCGTGACGGCGGTCATTGTCGTCACGGCCCGGTCCACCCCGGTGCAACAGCTCGCCACGAACATACCGGTGCTGTCGACGCTTCCGGTGAGACCACATAGTCAGTCCGAACTGTTCGTAGAAACTGCCATCGCGGTCGCAGTCGTTGGCGTCGTCTTCACACCGCTGTACAAGCCACAGCCACGGCGGATTCTCGACACTGCGAGTCTCGCGGCCTACCGGACGGTGTTCGCGATTACCATTCTCGCGACCGTCGGATACTTCGACTACACCTATCGACTGCCCCGACTCACGCTCATCGTGGCAGCACTGATGCTACTCGTCACGCTCCCGACGTTGCTCATGCTCGTCAGACGCCGGCCTCGCGAGACGACGCGTGCGGTGGTGATTGGGGACGACCCAAACCTGATCCAGACCGTCATCGGCGTAGCAGACTTCACAGTAGTCGGGTACGTCGCGCCGCCGACTGTCAGACAGAAGTTATCGACGAGGTGGGATCGAGAGCAACTTGACGCGATCACGGACGGAGGCACCATCGGGGGAAAGGGATGTATCGGGGGAATTGCACAATTCCCCGAGGTGCTGACCGAGTATGATATCGATACCGCAGTACTTGCATTCAAACAGTCGGATAGAAAGGAGTTCTTCGGGACAATCGAGGTGTGCCACCAACACGGTATCGACGCGATGGTTCACGAGGCACACGCAGACACACTGTTGACAGACGAGATGGAGCGTGGACCGCTAGTCAGTGTCGTGGTGGAGCCGTGGGATTGGCAAGATCGGCTGGTTAAACGTGGGTTCGATATTGCGTTTTCCACAGTCGCGCTGACCGTACTGTCACCCCTACTGGTTGTGATTGCTCTCGCGATCAAACTTGAGGACGGCGGAACCATCCTGTACAGACAGGAGCGTACAGCCAACTTTGGGGATGTGTTTACTATTTATAAATTCCGGAGTATGATCGAGAACGCGGAGGCAGAGACGGGTGCAAAACTGAGTGAAGGAGACACTGGGAGTTGTGATCCACGGGTCACTCGTGTCGGCCGCGTTCTCCGTCGAACTCACCTCGACGAAGCACCACAGTTATGGTCTATTTTGATTGGAAATATGAGTGTCGTTGGGCCCCGTCCTGAGCGGCCGGCACTCGACGCCGACATTCAGGATGGTGTCAAGGACTGGCACAAGCGGTGGTTCGTCAAGCCAGGACTAACCGGGTTGGCACAGATCAACGACGCAACCGGTCACGAACCCGCCGATAAGCTCCGATACGACGTAAAGTACGTCAAGACACAGTCGTTCGAGACGGACATCAAAATCGTTCTGCGACAGGTGTTTCAGGTATTGGTCGATCTCTGGGAGATACTGCGGTGA
- a CDS encoding TraM recognition domain-containing protein yields the protein MIADILYGTDRATGDPLGIDPDHLPVHALISGKTGSGKSVLLQQLLTSGHVAGDHTQIVIDGKGDGFPETLARCLYAVDGDLSDVVYLPVGEVVPAMGLFDVRPALEAGLDRALAVERRIDQYLQVLRLLEPNFDDAIRAEDVIRRLVAAAFDTEHGSDAFPHRQLLAAIQRVRMDGTSPPVSSPRLEDLLRQLTAGDQQLVDRIMQGAATRVEKVAGDPVLATLADVVPDPAGGEAARTWAPPAFRFGEWLGEDVTIIIDVGALGVSQQRAVTHLLVAQLWFALQRRQQTLPAGATPADVLVAIDEFATLGLTPLMQRYLAEGRGMGVSVWAAMQYPRQAADAPAAGTEPLYGELLAETALKLCGRVDADEGLADALATVHDSPAEVARMLRGLSDGEWLYQPPPTFQGDVPTLELIESPPLPPGHPERGDGLGAGFDEAFSQRVAACRDAYCVPLGEERDESEADEESESAPTSPQTTTLPFCDALPRGVSYDGERHAVACGECGRLYAPSFAGLRRAVGCHGEWAAVNRERVPPVAAAVKCTPEEIAEAPVSGTQLRLVQVVLNAMEQRYTRAEFDLVFDSMRVVRDAVGASTDDVAACVEAGLLKEDDDFRRTMYTVTPEGKDMVNDLAREGVTFGPDAGDLNETASHAALVEALRRYVAREYVGDSESPVVEARSYYAPDGVDGRLDVAGIDDAGAVVVGGEAERATHDTGRAAPADYDQFVELEVSEALWVASSRAAAHDAILGPLSDPTDGAPRLDASYATTTPLSDISLDAPGATGVFTMSQLQDVLATPQVTDH from the coding sequence ATGATAGCAGACATCCTGTACGGCACTGACCGTGCCACTGGCGATCCGCTTGGAATCGATCCCGACCACCTGCCGGTCCACGCCCTGATCAGCGGCAAAACCGGCAGCGGGAAGTCCGTCCTCTTACAGCAGTTGCTGACGAGTGGCCACGTCGCGGGCGACCACACCCAGATCGTCATCGACGGGAAAGGCGACGGCTTCCCGGAGACGCTCGCACGGTGTCTGTATGCCGTCGACGGGGACCTCTCGGACGTGGTGTACCTGCCAGTCGGGGAGGTCGTGCCCGCGATGGGGTTGTTCGATGTTCGGCCGGCACTTGAGGCCGGGCTAGACCGTGCATTGGCTGTCGAACGCCGGATCGATCAGTATCTGCAGGTGTTGCGGTTGTTGGAGCCGAACTTCGATGATGCGATCCGGGCCGAGGACGTGATCCGGCGGTTGGTCGCGGCCGCGTTCGACACTGAGCACGGTAGTGATGCCTTTCCCCACCGCCAGCTGTTGGCCGCAATTCAGCGGGTGCGGATGGACGGGACGAGCCCGCCGGTCAGTTCGCCACGGCTCGAGGATCTGCTCCGGCAGTTGACGGCTGGTGATCAACAACTCGTGGACCGCATTATGCAGGGGGCGGCCACGCGTGTCGAGAAGGTGGCGGGTGATCCGGTCTTGGCGACGCTTGCTGATGTCGTGCCGGACCCCGCCGGTGGTGAGGCTGCGCGGACGTGGGCCCCGCCGGCGTTTCGGTTCGGTGAGTGGCTCGGTGAGGACGTGACGATCATCATCGATGTGGGGGCGCTCGGCGTGAGCCAGCAACGTGCGGTGACGCATCTGTTGGTAGCGCAGTTGTGGTTCGCGTTGCAGCGGCGCCAGCAGACATTGCCCGCCGGCGCGACGCCGGCGGACGTGCTCGTGGCGATTGATGAGTTCGCGACGCTGGGGTTGACGCCGCTCATGCAGCGGTATCTCGCCGAAGGGCGTGGGATGGGTGTGTCGGTATGGGCGGCGATGCAGTATCCCCGGCAGGCAGCGGACGCGCCAGCGGCCGGGACCGAGCCACTGTACGGAGAGTTACTCGCTGAGACCGCGTTGAAGCTGTGTGGGCGGGTTGACGCTGATGAGGGGTTGGCGGATGCGTTGGCCACGGTCCATGATTCGCCGGCTGAGGTGGCGAGGATGTTGCGTGGGTTATCAGATGGGGAGTGGTTGTATCAGCCGCCACCGACGTTTCAGGGGGATGTGCCCACGCTGGAGTTGATCGAGTCCCCGCCGTTGCCGCCGGGGCATCCCGAGCGGGGTGATGGTCTTGGGGCGGGGTTCGACGAGGCATTTAGCCAGCGGGTCGCCGCGTGTCGTGACGCCTACTGTGTGCCGCTTGGCGAAGAGCGTGATGAGAGTGAAGCGGATGAGGAGTCGGAGTCCGCGCCAACGAGTCCACAGACGACGACGCTGCCCTTCTGTGATGCGTTACCGCGTGGGGTGTCGTATGACGGGGAGCGACACGCGGTTGCGTGTGGTGAGTGTGGGCGGTTGTACGCGCCCTCGTTTGCGGGGTTGCGGCGAGCGGTGGGGTGTCACGGTGAGTGGGCGGCGGTGAATCGCGAGCGGGTGCCGCCCGTTGCGGCCGCCGTGAAGTGTACGCCCGAGGAGATTGCGGAGGCGCCGGTCTCGGGCACGCAACTGCGATTAGTACAGGTGGTGTTGAACGCGATGGAACAGCGATATACCCGGGCGGAGTTCGATCTCGTCTTCGACAGTATGCGGGTGGTGCGAGACGCCGTGGGGGCGAGTACTGACGATGTGGCAGCGTGTGTCGAGGCTGGGCTGTTGAAAGAGGATGATGATTTCCGCCGGACGATGTACACGGTGACCCCCGAGGGGAAGGACATGGTGAATGATCTTGCGCGTGAGGGTGTGACGTTCGGGCCGGATGCGGGTGATCTCAACGAGACCGCCTCGCATGCGGCCTTGGTCGAGGCGTTACGGCGGTACGTGGCGCGTGAGTATGTTGGGGACTCGGAGTCGCCGGTGGTCGAAGCGCGGTCGTATTATGCGCCCGATGGTGTTGATGGGCGCCTTGACGTGGCTGGGATTGACGATGCTGGGGCGGTGGTTGTTGGTGGGGAGGCCGAACGGGCGACGCATGATACCGGGCGGGCGGCGCCCGCCGATTACGATCAGTTTGTTGAGTTGGAGGTGTCAGAGGCGTTGTGGGTGGCCTCCTCGCGCGCTGCTGCGCACGATGCGATCTTGGGGCCGTTGTCAGATCCGACTGATGGGGCGCCACGATTGGACGCGTCGTACGCGACGACGACGCCGTTGAGTGATATTTCACTGGATGCGCCTGGCGCGACGGGAGTGTTCACGATGTCGCAGTTACAGGACGTGTTGGCCACGCCGCAGGTGACGGACCACTAG
- a CDS encoding HNH endonuclease, translated as MGSVPEGLAQEIRDRDGGCVLCATTKDEASLHVHHKIPEEEGGKTVPENLITLCKSCHHQHHRSGVADGGIADIDPDNYDQDLTNVDQDIIGVCKQHGPSSVGKLIDTTGATGTYVRNRVRYLWAHGVLSRSQEGTYGLPADVESPAKGTLPDESYTAFLLGRDEMLRRLSEASVDTDDVLEAVGLSSDSVDRALNRVAGWEPPIDENWHRGRDDSVDCDPVTRAPPARENESQQNSEQGIKGHRQPDTPSHHDVCRCQCQRQRAQPRRQGTADAATLRELVQMFEQRRHQPRRRL; from the coding sequence ATGGGTAGTGTTCCCGAGGGTCTAGCCCAAGAGATCCGAGACCGAGACGGGGGCTGTGTACTGTGTGCAACAACCAAAGACGAAGCGTCGCTCCACGTTCACCACAAGATCCCGGAAGAAGAGGGTGGAAAGACAGTACCTGAGAACCTCATTACGCTGTGTAAGTCCTGTCATCACCAGCACCACCGGTCTGGGGTGGCCGATGGCGGAATCGCCGATATCGACCCGGACAACTACGATCAGGACCTGACGAACGTAGATCAGGACATCATTGGCGTGTGCAAGCAACACGGGCCGAGTAGTGTCGGTAAACTCATTGACACAACCGGAGCCACAGGCACGTACGTTCGGAATCGTGTTCGGTACCTGTGGGCTCATGGTGTATTGTCCCGCTCACAAGAGGGAACGTATGGACTACCGGCTGACGTTGAGTCACCAGCCAAGGGAACGCTTCCAGATGAATCGTACACCGCGTTCCTACTGGGCCGTGATGAAATGTTGCGACGACTCAGTGAGGCGTCAGTCGACACAGACGATGTGTTGGAGGCTGTTGGGTTGAGTAGCGACTCTGTGGATCGAGCTCTCAACCGAGTTGCTGGCTGGGAACCACCAATTGATGAAAATTGGCATCGCGGTCGTGACGACAGCGTCGACTGTGATCCAGTCACGAGAGCACCGCCAGCAAGAGAGAATGAATCGCAACAGAACTCCGAACAGGGCATCAAAGGACACAGACAGCCAGACACGCCGTCACATCACGACGTGTGTCGGTGCCAGTGCCAGCGTCAGCGCGCACAACCGCGTCGGCAGGGGACAGCTGACGCTGCCACCCTTCGAGAGCTCGTACAGATGTTTGAACAGCGCCGACACCAGCCACGGAGGCGTCTATAG
- a CDS encoding DUF4330 family protein, with protein MELIDEDGNLFGRVNVVDALVVLAVLVAAAAGAALVGSGDESDPTLGAVNATLDLGVQPQFVVEAIEDGDVYSPTGTAELRITDVYTTPTSRGTRVVTRVSLTGERAGDTIRYDGVPPRLGRTLDVITGEYEVSGEIRALGGGRQLTTSSTTVLVRDVLSVKKATEIDQGDRIVVAGRRVAVVENVTIQPTTTPTNRLVYATLNLSTLARNGVDRFGGRQIRPGQTFRLAAPDFTLDGRIEAINQNPRVGTESVVLRTTLPAKRARQIAPGDTVTVADETIATVDTHRVYLTDEPDRRVVFLSVNLTAVRRAGTLRFGSTPIQRGQQLTLDTGEYTITGTIDDIGGGLAAGRTKVLVTDTVDPETADRLSVGDSVRVGNDVTATVTNVSAYGTSNPDRKRIAVGLSLRTVSYGEAPRFRNKFVKEGNELAIRTDAYEFTGKIERVGTTNRRGTPATRTATLRLNEVRADIAQSIQSGMVERTGGEVLARLTDVQRTPSTILIRGDDGELGVFDHPTLRDVRMNVSLEVQETVDGVRFKGEPVRQGELITLDLGTITIEATVVSIGG; from the coding sequence GTGGAACTCATAGACGAAGATGGCAACTTGTTCGGCCGCGTGAACGTGGTTGACGCGTTGGTAGTGCTGGCTGTTCTCGTCGCTGCGGCCGCCGGCGCGGCACTGGTTGGATCCGGTGACGAATCCGATCCGACACTCGGGGCCGTGAACGCCACGCTCGACTTGGGTGTTCAACCGCAGTTCGTCGTTGAGGCGATTGAAGACGGAGACGTGTACAGCCCCACGGGCACGGCCGAGCTACGGATCACGGACGTGTACACGACTCCGACGAGCCGTGGTACACGAGTAGTCACGCGAGTCTCGCTTACGGGCGAACGCGCGGGTGACACGATCAGATACGACGGTGTCCCCCCACGCCTCGGCCGGACTCTCGACGTGATCACCGGTGAGTACGAAGTGAGCGGTGAGATCCGTGCTCTCGGCGGCGGTCGGCAACTCACGACGAGTTCAACTACGGTCCTCGTTCGAGATGTCCTCTCGGTGAAAAAGGCGACGGAAATTGATCAAGGCGACCGAATTGTCGTCGCGGGCCGACGTGTAGCGGTCGTGGAGAACGTCACCATCCAACCGACGACGACTCCGACAAACCGACTCGTCTATGCGACACTGAATCTCTCGACACTCGCGCGAAACGGCGTGGATCGATTCGGCGGTCGACAGATCCGCCCTGGTCAGACGTTCCGTCTGGCGGCCCCCGACTTCACACTCGATGGCCGCATCGAGGCGATCAACCAGAACCCGCGCGTCGGCACTGAGTCGGTTGTTCTCCGTACGACTCTCCCAGCTAAACGAGCCAGACAGATCGCTCCCGGTGACACGGTCACCGTCGCCGATGAGACCATCGCGACGGTTGACACCCACCGTGTCTATCTGACTGATGAGCCCGACCGGCGGGTCGTTTTCCTATCGGTCAACCTCACTGCTGTCCGTCGAGCAGGTACGCTCCGATTCGGGTCGACACCGATTCAACGAGGCCAGCAACTAACGCTCGACACTGGCGAATACACGATCACGGGGACCATTGACGACATCGGCGGGGGACTTGCTGCAGGCCGAACGAAAGTCCTCGTCACGGATACAGTCGACCCGGAGACGGCCGATCGACTCTCCGTCGGAGATAGTGTTCGTGTCGGTAATGACGTGACGGCTACCGTCACGAACGTCAGCGCGTATGGAACGAGTAACCCAGACCGCAAGCGGATCGCAGTCGGTCTCTCACTACGGACTGTCTCGTACGGTGAAGCACCGAGGTTTAGAAACAAATTTGTAAAAGAAGGAAATGAATTGGCGATTCGAACAGACGCTTACGAATTCACCGGCAAAATAGAGCGTGTCGGGACGACGAACCGACGGGGGACTCCGGCGACACGGACGGCCACTCTCAGACTCAACGAGGTTCGTGCGGACATCGCACAGTCGATACAGTCGGGGATGGTAGAACGCACTGGTGGGGAAGTGTTGGCCCGGCTCACCGATGTCCAGCGAACCCCATCAACGATCTTGATCCGTGGAGATGACGGTGAACTTGGCGTCTTCGATCACCCGACACTGCGGGACGTGCGGATGAACGTCAGCCTCGAAGTACAGGAGACCGTCGACGGCGTCCGATTCAAAGGAGAACCGGTCCGACAGGGAGAGTTGATTACCCTGGACCTCGGGACAATCACGATTGAGGCGACGGTCGTGTCGATCGGCGGGTGA
- a CDS encoding STT3 domain-containing protein gives MDGRDVADLLDERPDLEPALRAVLDTDPPWTFDDIEVDSGAFGELVSRGVVEEHEHGYRVADPDAVRSALVRPDKSQDASGDTESRWLTRRSYSLDRESTIAVAGALLFVALLRLISYPKIFHGEEITLSGNDPYYYRFWVERIIASDQFTATALPDQVTNAEPLFVAVLSFAADTAGGTETATGIVLACYPVVVAVVTGLLTYTLVTTVTNDKRVALAALLLFALTPGHAFRTSLGFADHHAFDYVWLVTTVLAATVLVAETTRHDASDPIRAVLGSIGMAVGIAGQILAWEAGPLLVVPLGAYVAIDGLLGVDTGRSPLNTHLPLLAGIAMGAVLTWTVHTSFGWHTTLVAAVPALLVVGTVGVSVVAELCHRLGLHVGVPILVELLGTGGAVGLLARRYPDRLNRLVVDAETRLLQTNSPAEAGGLFGESLGWLLLFGFVFVLAVPYLVTSTYRMLDRPVWAPLVVYTWSFVLLAAVQIRFIGEMAPFIAVFAGVGFVSLAAWVDIIESPPVLTGSAPEAVRSLTVPDQATLKSLTLLLLLVGSLSFVQIPVKTSQLTYTDAQYEAASWMAGDAEDRTLDYPDSYVLSRWGDNRFYNYHVNGESASFRFARATYGDFVFGTNGERWYQRLKDRAGYVVLTDATVGNDSTLGTRLYRSDGSMTDSAPGLQHYRLVQITGDGRYKVFSLVQGARLHGTGPANETVTVKTEVTVGSYTTTYTQQTRVKPSGEFSIIVPYPGTYRVRGTDVLVSERAVQSGARVTVE, from the coding sequence GTGGACGGCCGTGATGTAGCGGATCTGCTCGACGAGCGTCCCGACTTGGAGCCTGCTCTACGTGCAGTACTCGATACAGACCCCCCGTGGACGTTCGATGACATCGAAGTGGATTCGGGCGCATTCGGAGAGCTCGTGTCTCGTGGAGTCGTCGAAGAACACGAACACGGTTACCGTGTCGCCGACCCCGACGCCGTCCGATCGGCACTCGTCCGCCCAGACAAAAGTCAGGATGCGTCCGGCGACACTGAGAGCCGTTGGCTGACCCGTCGATCCTACTCGCTGGATCGAGAGAGCACCATCGCAGTCGCCGGTGCCCTCCTGTTCGTTGCACTTCTTCGGCTGATCTCATACCCCAAAATATTTCATGGGGAAGAAATCACACTATCAGGAAACGATCCCTATTACTACAGATTCTGGGTAGAGAGGATAATCGCTTCCGATCAGTTCACCGCTACGGCACTGCCCGATCAAGTCACGAACGCGGAGCCGCTCTTCGTCGCGGTTCTCAGTTTCGCAGCGGACACTGCTGGAGGGACCGAGACGGCGACAGGTATCGTGCTCGCGTGTTATCCAGTCGTCGTGGCCGTCGTCACCGGACTGTTGACGTACACCCTCGTGACGACGGTAACGAATGATAAACGAGTAGCACTCGCAGCCCTCTTGTTGTTCGCGCTCACTCCGGGGCACGCCTTCCGGACGAGCCTCGGCTTCGCAGACCACCACGCGTTCGACTACGTATGGCTGGTGACCACAGTGCTAGCTGCCACTGTCCTCGTCGCCGAGACGACTCGCCACGACGCATCCGATCCGATACGAGCGGTACTCGGCAGCATAGGGATGGCTGTGGGGATTGCTGGACAAATACTCGCGTGGGAAGCAGGGCCGCTACTTGTGGTTCCACTCGGGGCGTACGTGGCCATCGACGGACTACTCGGCGTGGACACTGGACGCTCACCACTGAACACGCATCTCCCCCTCCTCGCTGGGATTGCAATGGGTGCCGTTCTCACCTGGACCGTCCACACGTCGTTCGGGTGGCATACGACACTGGTCGCCGCCGTACCGGCGTTGTTGGTGGTGGGAACAGTCGGTGTCTCCGTCGTCGCCGAGCTGTGTCACCGGCTTGGTCTTCACGTCGGAGTTCCGATCCTCGTGGAGCTTCTCGGTACAGGTGGTGCGGTGGGTCTCCTCGCCAGACGCTACCCCGACCGTTTGAATCGACTGGTAGTGGACGCCGAGACTCGACTGCTCCAAACGAACTCCCCCGCAGAGGCGGGGGGACTGTTCGGTGAGTCACTCGGATGGCTCCTCCTGTTTGGATTCGTGTTCGTTCTGGCCGTTCCATACCTCGTGACCAGCACATACCGTATGTTGGACCGTCCGGTCTGGGCGCCGCTAGTCGTGTACACGTGGTCGTTCGTTCTCCTCGCAGCGGTACAAATTCGATTCATCGGAGAGATGGCACCTTTCATCGCCGTCTTCGCAGGTGTCGGGTTCGTGTCACTCGCGGCGTGGGTAGACATCATTGAGTCACCACCGGTGCTGACTGGAAGCGCACCAGAGGCCGTCCGCTCCCTCACCGTGCCGGATCAAGCCACACTCAAGTCACTCACACTGCTGTTGCTCCTCGTAGGAAGTCTAAGCTTCGTCCAAATCCCGGTCAAGACGAGCCAACTGACGTACACGGACGCACAGTACGAGGCTGCGTCGTGGATGGCGGGTGACGCTGAGGACCGAACCCTCGATTACCCTGACAGCTACGTCCTCAGTCGGTGGGGAGACAATCGGTTTTACAACTACCACGTGAACGGGGAGTCAGCCTCCTTCAGGTTTGCACGAGCTACCTATGGCGATTTCGTGTTCGGGACGAACGGCGAACGATGGTACCAACGTCTCAAAGACCGGGCAGGGTACGTCGTCTTGACAGACGCCACCGTCGGAAACGACTCGACGCTTGGAACACGACTGTACAGGTCTGATGGGAGTATGACCGACAGTGCACCGGGATTACAACACTATCGGTTGGTACAAATCACTGGAGACGGGCGTTACAAGGTCTTTTCGCTCGTGCAAGGTGCACGACTTCACGGGACGGGACCAGCCAACGAGACGGTCACTGTCAAGACTGAGGTGACTGTCGGTTCGTATACTACGACGTACACACAACAGACGAGAGTCAAGCCGTCTGGTGAGTTCAGTATCATCGTACCATATCCAGGAACGTACCGGGTACGGGGGACTGACGTACTTGTCTCCGAACGTGCCGTTCAGAGTGGAGCCCGTGTGACTGTCGAGTAG
- a CDS encoding glycosyltransferase family 4 protein, giving the protein MRILRVAQNLYPEVPGGGTYHAHALSRDQAEMGHDVTVLTVSDDETLPRREERAGYTVVRQPQTAEVIGNQISFGALDYLLRGPEFDVVHAHSHLYFLTNVACLDRVLADTPLALTNHGLYSQTAPEWLFDLYLRTLGRLSFEAADVVFCYTETDRRRVQSLGVESRIEVVSNGIDTTRFRPDGPSSEHINHDGPVILFVGRLVDGKNPRDILRAFARLKEAVPDVALYLCGDGPLRETLDKKAASLGVADDVTFLGQIPYEEMPSVYRSSDVLVLSSRAEGLPRVVLEAISSGVPVVSNELQQVESVVSGNGDTVDTTDPAAFADAVRDWIEPERSVHGLDDSYRWRRTVEETTAVLESLCRAGEQ; this is encoded by the coding sequence ATGCGTATCTTACGAGTGGCGCAGAATCTGTATCCGGAGGTCCCGGGTGGTGGGACGTATCACGCTCACGCTCTGAGTCGAGACCAAGCCGAGATGGGTCACGACGTGACCGTGTTGACTGTCTCCGACGACGAGACACTCCCACGGCGTGAAGAGCGTGCAGGATACACGGTCGTCCGACAGCCACAGACGGCAGAAGTCATCGGCAATCAGATCTCCTTCGGTGCACTCGACTACCTGCTCAGAGGGCCGGAGTTCGACGTAGTCCACGCACACTCACACCTGTACTTCCTGACGAACGTCGCTTGTCTCGATCGGGTTCTCGCAGACACGCCACTGGCACTCACCAACCACGGACTCTACTCACAGACGGCACCAGAGTGGTTGTTCGACCTGTACCTGCGAACACTAGGCCGTCTCTCCTTCGAGGCCGCAGATGTCGTCTTCTGTTATACGGAGACCGACAGACGACGTGTTCAGTCACTCGGGGTCGAATCTCGTATCGAGGTGGTGTCGAACGGAATCGACACGACTCGCTTCAGACCGGACGGGCCGTCGAGTGAGCACATCAACCACGACGGCCCGGTGATCCTCTTCGTCGGCCGTCTCGTAGACGGAAAGAATCCGAGAGACATTTTAAGAGCCTTCGCGCGGCTCAAGGAGGCGGTCCCCGACGTTGCACTGTACCTTTGTGGGGACGGACCACTGAGAGAGACGCTCGATAAAAAGGCGGCGTCCTTGGGAGTCGCAGACGATGTCACCTTCCTCGGACAGATTCCGTACGAAGAGATGCCCAGCGTCTACCGCAGTAGTGACGTTCTCGTGTTGTCGAGCAGAGCAGAAGGACTTCCGCGGGTCGTACTCGAGGCGATCAGTAGCGGAGTGCCCGTGGTCAGCAACGAACTCCAACAGGTCGAGAGTGTCGTTTCCGGGAACGGGGACACCGTCGACACGACCGATCCTGCGGCGTTCGCGGACGCCGTCCGAGACTGGATCGAGCCCGAACGGTCGGTTCACGGTCTCGACGACTCCTACAGGTGGCGACGAACTGTCGAGGAGACGACGGCGGTGCTGGAGTCGCTGTGTCGTGCCGGCGAGCAGTAG